A section of the Chryseobacterium ginsenosidimutans genome encodes:
- a CDS encoding GNAT family N-acetyltransferase, producing the protein MIIREAQLKDISQIQIVRNSVKENTLSDPNLVTDKDCEEFLFNRGKGWICEVNDKIVGFSIVDLMENNIWALFLHPDFEKQGIGRKLHNIMLDWYFDQTQENVWLGTSPNTRAEIFYRKSGWKQIGTHGKGEIKFEMTYNNWKNSNYETKN; encoded by the coding sequence ATGATTATTCGTGAGGCTCAGTTAAAAGATATTTCTCAAATTCAAATAGTAAGGAATTCTGTCAAAGAAAATACTTTATCAGATCCAAATCTCGTAACAGATAAGGATTGTGAAGAATTTCTTTTTAACAGAGGAAAAGGCTGGATTTGTGAAGTTAATGACAAGATTGTTGGTTTTTCTATTGTTGATTTAATGGAAAATAATATTTGGGCATTATTTTTACATCCCGATTTTGAAAAACAAGGTATTGGAAGAAAGTTACACAACATTATGCTTGATTGGTATTTTGATCAAACACAGGAAAATGTCTGGCTCGGAACTTCTCCCAATACAAGAGCAGAAATTTTTTACAGGAAATCTGGCTGGAAACAAATCGGAACTCACGGAAAAGGTGAAATAAAATTTGAAATGACTTACAATAACTGGAAAAATAGCAATTATGAAACAAAAAATTAA
- a CDS encoding aminotransferase class I/II-fold pyridoxal phosphate-dependent enzyme yields MQKVYGFTHYSFFTEMSELASKHNSFDLSLGLADFDIDVRLKDFLKEAAGHNSHNYEPLAGNPLLIESVISLNSKRKNSIFLRENEVTITPCATFTLYTALKSVINQGDEVIIIQPSYYTYGPSIVLNNGIPVYYDLDNDLEINWEKLQNCISEKTKAIIVNSPQNPTGKMWTENDWNQLYQIIKDQEIYLISEEIYDTYCYDGKEHYSTFLHPELKKRTFCIFSFGKMFHSTGWKVSYLLASEELTAKFRCHQQYISYSANAPCQYAIAKYLQVFDPLENQRIMQQKRDIFYDLMKGTPLQIDKKAEGAVFQIVNFRNVSKTMTDVEFSKWLTIEKKVACLPLSAFYDSRQNSDYVRFSFSKKDDLIINALEHLRKNL; encoded by the coding sequence ATGCAGAAAGTTTACGGATTTACTCATTACTCATTCTTTACGGAAATGTCGGAACTTGCTTCAAAACATAACAGTTTTGATCTTTCTTTAGGTTTGGCAGATTTTGATATTGATGTGCGCCTAAAAGACTTTTTAAAAGAAGCAGCTGGTCATAACAGTCATAATTATGAGCCACTTGCCGGAAATCCTTTATTGATTGAAAGCGTTATAAGTCTTAATTCAAAAAGGAAAAACAGCATTTTTTTAAGAGAAAATGAAGTCACTATTACCCCATGTGCAACCTTTACTTTATATACTGCACTAAAATCAGTTATAAATCAAGGAGATGAAGTTATTATTATCCAGCCATCTTACTACACTTACGGACCTTCTATTGTTTTAAATAATGGGATTCCTGTCTATTATGATCTTGATAATGATCTTGAAATAAACTGGGAAAAACTTCAAAACTGCATTTCAGAAAAAACAAAAGCCATCATTGTTAATTCTCCTCAAAATCCTACAGGAAAAATGTGGACAGAAAATGATTGGAATCAGCTATATCAAATTATTAAAGATCAGGAAATTTACTTGATTTCAGAAGAGATTTATGACACTTACTGTTATGATGGAAAAGAACATTACAGTACATTTCTGCATCCTGAATTAAAGAAAAGGACATTTTGTATCTTCTCCTTTGGCAAAATGTTTCATTCCACCGGCTGGAAAGTAAGTTATCTGTTGGCTTCGGAAGAGCTTACGGCTAAGTTTCGGTGTCATCAGCAATATATTTCTTACAGTGCGAATGCGCCCTGTCAATATGCAATTGCAAAATATTTACAGGTTTTTGATCCTTTGGAGAATCAACGGATAATGCAGCAGAAAAGAGATATTTTTTATGATTTAATGAAAGGAACACCTTTACAGATAGACAAAAAGGCAGAAGGTGCTGTTTTTCAGATCGTTAATTTTAGAAATGTTTCAAAGACGATGACCGATGTAGAATTTTCCAAATGGCTTACAATTGAAAAAAAGGTAGCCTGTCTTCCGCTTTCAGCCTTTTATGACTCAAGACAAAATTCGGATTATGTGCGTTTTAGCTTTTCAAAAAAAGATGACTTGATTATTAATGCCTTGGAGCATTTAAGAAAGAATCTTTAA
- a CDS encoding M28 family metallopeptidase, producing the protein MKKLFIPLFSIAVLVSCGTAKISTDAASSTSSGVKGDKAFVSAYKEISADDLKKNLYVIASDEMEGRDTGSPGQKKAGVYMVNYYKNLGISFPKALGSYYQKVPADFMKKRGGGNLPDSENILAFIEGSEKPEEIVVISGHYDHVGTRNGVVYNGADDDGSGTVAVMEIAKAFQSAKKAGKGPKRSILFLHVTGEEHGLFGSEYYTDNPVFPLANTVVDLNIDMIGRDDPENRGKQYVYVIGSEMLSSQLKVINETANKRTNNLELNYRYDDPNDTERLYYRSDHYNFAKHNIPVAFFFDGIHEDYHKPTDDVEKIDYNLLAKRAQLVFTTAWEIANRPERIVVDKK; encoded by the coding sequence ATGAAAAAACTATTTATTCCACTATTTTCAATTGCTGTATTGGTAAGTTGTGGAACAGCAAAAATTTCTACTGATGCGGCATCTTCAACTTCGTCCGGTGTAAAGGGTGATAAAGCGTTTGTTTCTGCTTATAAGGAGATTAGTGCAGATGATCTAAAGAAAAACTTATATGTAATTGCTTCTGATGAAATGGAAGGAAGAGATACAGGAAGCCCGGGACAAAAGAAGGCTGGAGTATATATGGTTAATTATTATAAAAATTTAGGAATTTCTTTTCCAAAAGCTCTGGGTTCTTATTATCAGAAGGTTCCGGCAGACTTTATGAAAAAAAGAGGCGGTGGAAATCTTCCTGATTCTGAAAATATTCTTGCCTTTATCGAAGGATCTGAAAAGCCTGAAGAAATTGTGGTTATTTCCGGGCATTACGACCATGTTGGGACAAGAAATGGGGTTGTTTACAACGGTGCAGACGATGACGGAAGCGGTACGGTTGCTGTAATGGAAATCGCAAAAGCCTTTCAAAGTGCTAAAAAAGCAGGAAAAGGCCCAAAAAGATCGATCTTATTTCTTCATGTAACCGGCGAAGAACACGGATTATTTGGTTCTGAATATTATACCGACAATCCTGTTTTTCCATTGGCAAATACTGTGGTGGATTTAAATATTGATATGATTGGCCGGGATGATCCTGAAAACAGAGGTAAACAATATGTTTATGTTATTGGTTCTGAAATGTTAAGCTCACAATTAAAAGTAATTAATGAAACAGCCAATAAGAGAACAAATAATTTAGAATTGAATTATAGATATGATGATCCTAATGACACAGAGAGACTGTATTACAGATCAGATCATTACAATTTTGCTAAACATAACATTCCTGTTGCATTTTTCTTTGATGGAATTCATGAAGATTATCATAAACCAACGGATGATGTAGAAAAAATAGATTATAATCTGTTAGCAAAAAGAGCGCAGCTTGTTTTTACAACTGCATGGGAAATAGCAAACAGACCGGAAAGAATTGTAGTCGATAAAAAATAA